In Erigeron canadensis isolate Cc75 chromosome 8, C_canadensis_v1, whole genome shotgun sequence, the DNA window TCCTCAAGTGCTCACGATGGTCTTCAACAGATTTGGAGTAAATaagaatgtcatcaatgaaaacaatgacAAAATGATCAAGATAAGGTCGGCAAACACgattcatgagatccatgaaagcagctggagcattagtcaaaccaaaaggcatgaccAAAAACTCATAATGCCCATAACGAGTACAAAAAGCTGTTTTAGCAACACTTTCTCCATCCACCTTCAACTGATGATAACCAGACCGCAAATCAATCTTAGAAAAATAAGAAGCACCCTGCAACTGATCAAATAAGTCATCAATACGAGGAAGAGGATATTTATTCTTCACCGTTTACTTGTTAAGCTCACGATAATCGATACACATCCTCATagaaccatctttcttctttacAAACAGAATAGGAGCACCCCAAGGTGAGGAACTCGGACGAATAAACCCCTTATCAAGCAACTCTTAGAGCTGAGACATCAACTCCTTCATCTCAGTAGGAGCGAGACGATAAGGTGCTTTAGCAACAGGGGTAGCACCAGGAATAAGATCAATATGAAACTCTACTTCTCTATCAGGAGGAAGACTAGGAAGATCATCTAGAAAGACATCAGGAAACTCAGCTACAACATCAACATCAGAGATAGAAGGATTAGCTTTTCGTGAATCAATCACATAAGCCAGAAAATGATCAGAATGATTCTTAGTCTGTCGGATACATCTAAGAGCTTTCACAAGAGAAACAATCTTCACACTACCCTTTTGTTTATCACCATAGACAGAAACTACATCACCATCTGGAGTAGTGATATGCACAATCTTCTTAGAACAGAGAATAACAGCACCATTTTTAGACATCCAATCCATACCCACGACAATATCAAAGCTAGAAACAGTAGTGGGCAACAAGTCAATAGAAAAAGAATGACCCTCTATCTCAATAGAACAATCAAAGAAGCCATTGCGAACCATAGAAGTACGACCATCAACTATCTCAACCTCAATTGGTGTATCTAATGGGCGAGTTACTGTACCAAGCTTAGGAGCAAATAAAGTAGACACAAAAGATCTATTTGCACCAGAGTCAAATAACACATTAGCAAGAGAAGAATTAATAATAAAGGTACCGCTAACTACCTCATCATCTGATCGAGCCTGTTCAGCTGTCATGTTGAAGGCACGAGCTGTAGTCCTCGGTCGCTCATTCTTTTTCTCACCCTCTTTTGCTTGCGGGAAATCAGCAATTTGATGTCCAGTCTTTTTACACCTATAACAACGAGCCTCCCCTGTACAATCTTTAGCCAAATGACCTGTAGCGGTGCACCTATTACAACGAAGAGTGCTAATAGTACACTGCCCAGTATGCTTAGACCTGCATCTATCGCACCAAGTCCCAATCCTCTTATCATTACTGCTATTGGAAGAATTACCCTTAAACCTTTTATTCGACCCTGAAGACCTGTCATTGCTCCTTTTAAAACCAGAATTACCGTCTTTCCTAACCCTGGACCCCAAGTCATACTCCACACGCTTGGCCTCATCAATAGCCAAACTCAAGGTAGTTTTACTCCTACAGAACCCACGATACTCAGCTGGAAGCCCATTCACAAAACGGGTAATAGTAGATGCTTCAGTACCACACAAGTGAGGGCAGAATGTCATCTTCTCAGTAAACAACTTAGCATATTCTTCCACAGATTTATCCCCCTTTTTGAGAGTCAAGAACGATTGCTCCAATACCTCTAAGTCCCTGTCAGTACAATACTCCCTTTCAAATAACCCAACAAAAGACTGCCAAGTCATGCTAGAAATGTAAGCTCAACCCAAAACAGTGCGACGAGTATTCCACCAATCTAAAGCACTATCCTCAAACATTCTCGAGGCAAACAACACTTTCTTATTCTCCAGACAATCACAAGATTCAAATACAACTTCCATTTGCATAATCCAACGTCTATTGGCCACTGGATTGTGACCACCCTTGAAAAACTTTGGCTTGCATTTCATAAAATTATTATACTCATGAACTGTATCACGGTTACCCCCACGATCATGATTATTTCTGTTAATAATCCTATCACCATCATCCCTACGCCTCCTATTAGTATCACCATCCCGACCATCAAGGGTCCTGTCCTCCTGTCGATGAATAGAGTGAATCGAAGAAGTATTACCCGTGAAAGAACGGGTGGGAGATGGTTCCTCATTCCGGCAGTTCCGGCGAGAGTAACTCTCTCCTGACCTTTCAGGCTGATTCAATAGATAATCCCTCTCATTTCTGATTTCAGTCAACTCAGCTCTTGTCCTGGTTAATTCATTGGTGACACTACGAAGCAATTCAGCCATTTCAGCTTCAGTGGGACGAGGATTCACATTGTTATTTAGGTTACTAACACCCGGTCCATTAACACCATTCATGCTCCTTCTGTTCACCATAATTCTATAAAATCACAACGACGAATTTAGAGACGGATATAGCGAGAAGTCAAGAAAATAAGGCTAAGCTACaaaaatatgcatatacaccACAAATACATATAAGCCTTAATCCTACTCTCACTCTCAAACCAAACCCGTCCTAAAGTAATCATGCTAAAGCTCAAATGCGCAATATATCACTAGTTTAAGTCCAAGACCTACACCTATGGCCAATGGTTCACTTAAACTATtactctgataccaacttgtaacaccctgcttataaaaatgtggatttcaaaaatttttccaaaataaaacataactccGTTAAGTAAAGTGCGGAAGCGTCGTTCAAAAATCCCATTTGATCCGTAACGGAATcgataaaaacataataaatgtcttaaaaggtgttaccaacaatatcatcacaatagCCCAAATGAAATCCACAATCAACGTAAAAGACAACCGACATAATAATGGCCAAACGGCTAAATAATAAGTCTACTTAAATAaatgcaactatgggtaactaaagccaCAATCCTCAAGCTCCATAAGTAGCTACCCATCTCACCATCTACCGATCAGCTTCAAGTCCTAACTTGAGGGCACAACATTTTTCCACAAAACACAAGTGTCAGCTTAAAAGCcgagtaagataacaggttagtacaaaacaaggattgccaattaaaacatttttataaagaaatatatcTCACACATATGTATAGGCACAATCACCCAATTCCACGTTAACAACATCATAAGGATATTTAATCCTATAAAGTGCCTAGCAATCCTTATTATTCCACGTTACAACACAATTTCCACATTCCACGTGATTCACGTATAGTTATGCCATTATAGTcaacaataaaatatttgtgtgtaggcggtcataagaccttgaggaacctcacacccgacatgatgggtaacctTTCGGGGTCCATCGACAtcgttatggataggca includes these proteins:
- the LOC122611022 gene encoding uncharacterized protein LOC122611022, whose translation is MTWQSFVGLFEREYCTDRDLEVLEQSFLTLKKGDKSVEEYAKLFTEKMTFCPHLCGTEASTITRFVNGLPAEYRGFCRSKTTLSLAIDEAKRVEYDLGSRVRKDGNSGFKRSNDRSSGSNKRFKGNSSNSSNDKRIGTWCDRCRSKHTGQCTISTLRCNRCTATGHLAKDCTGEARCYRCKKTGHQIADFPQAKEGEKKNERPRTTARAFNMTAEQARSDDEVVSGTFIINSSLANVLFDSGANRSFVSTLFAPKLGTVTRPLDTPIEVEIVDGRTSMVRNGFFDCSIEIEGHSFSIDLLPTTVSSFDIVVGMDWMSKNGAVILCSKKIVHITTPDGDVVSVYGDKQKGSVKIVSLVKALRCIRQTKNHSDHFLAYVIDSRKANPSISDVDVVAEFPDVFLDDLPSLPPDREVEFHIDLIPGATPVAKAPYRLAPTEMKELMSQL